A segment of the Deltaproteobacteria bacterium genome:
AGGAGATCCCTACCATCCGCGGCATCAAGGTGGCCTACGGCGCCGGCGCCATGCTCGACTACGTGCGGCTGTTCCCGCCGGACGTGTCGGTGTTCACCGGCAACGCCGACATCTTCGGGCTGGTGCCCTTCGGGGTGGCCGGCATGATCAACCCGCCCACGAGCTGCATCCCCGAGTTGTGCGTCGAGCTGTGGCGCGCGCTGGAGCGGGAGGACTACGGACAGGCCGTGCAACTGCAGCGGCGCGTCAACGACGTCACCGCCGTGATCATCGGACTGATCAAGCGCCACGGCCGGGCCGTGGTGGCGGAGATGTACCGCATGCGCGGATTCGACATCAAGCGCTTCCCCAAGTGGGAGACCAAGCCGCTGCCGCCGGAAGCGCGGGACTCGGTGCACCGGGAGCTGAGCCGCGGCGGCTTCCTCGACTGACGCTGGACACTGAACGAGGTTGATCGCGTGGAAGCCTTCAGAAGCACCAACAAGGACATCCCCCGCGTGGGGCGCGGCACGCCGGGCGGCGAGTGGCTGCGGCGCTACTGGCTGGCGGTGGGCACCGAGGCGGAGCTGCACGACGTCCCCCAGGCGGTGCGGGTGCTGGGGGAGGACCTTGTGCTGTTCCGCGACCTCCGGGGACGGCTGGGGCTCATCGGCCGGGACTGCTCGCACCGGGGCTCGTCGCTGGAATACGGCGACGTCGAGGAGCACGGCATCCGCTGCCCCTACCACGGCTGGCTCTACGATGTTGCGGGCAACTGCCTGGAGCAGCCGTCCGAACCGCCGGAGACCAGCTTCTGCGCCAAGGTGAAGCATCCGGCCTATCCCGTGCGAACGCTGGGCGGGCTCATCTTCGCCTACATGGGGCGGGACCCCGACAATCCGCCGCCGCTGCCCAACTACTCCCCGCTGGTGGACCACGGCGGGCAGCGGCTGGTGGAGAGCACGCGCCACTTCGACTACAACTGGTTCAACTTCTACGAGAACAGCGCCGACCCCTGCCACGTGTGGATACTGCACAGCCGCAGCGCCTATGGCGAGCAGACCTGGGGCGGCTCGTTCTTCAGCGCCAAGAGCCCGCCGGCCTACGAGCCGGTGGAGACGCCCTACGGCATGAAGATCGTCATGTCCAAGCCCGGTCCGGCGGAAGGCACCGAGTTCGTCGACGAGATGAGCCTGGGGTTGCCGAGCATCCTGCAGGTGGGCGACACCGAGTTCGTGCACGCGCGGGTGGAGCCGGAAGTGCTGGAGAAGGTGGGCTCCAACTACGAGCACTTCATGTTCCTCACGCCCAACGACGACGACCACTTCATGCTCTTCACCGTGGACTACTACACCGGCCCGGACCCGGACATCTTCGAGCGGCTGGCGAAGATGCGGAAGCGCGAGGCCCCCAAGGGCGAGGTCAAGCCCTACGACACGCGTCCGCTCATGCCCTTCCGCGGCAACATCCGCCAGGAAGACATCGTCACGCAAGGCACCCAGCGGCTCCTGGGCGAGCGCGAGGAGCGTCTCGGCACCTCCGACCGCGGCGTCATCATGCTGCGCCGCATGATCCGCGACGCCATCGACGCCGTGGCCGCGGGCCGGGAGCCCAAGGCGCTGCGGCTGGAGGAGAACGCCGAGGGGTTGGTGAAGCTCGACTCGTTCGTGGGCGTGAGACCCAGCGAACCTGGACCCCGATAGGCCCAGGATGCCCAGGGTCGTGGTCACGGGCGGGAGCGGGCGCCTCGGACAGCAGGCCATCGGCCATCTGCTGGAGCACGGCTGCGAGGTCCTGAGCCTGGACATCGTGCCGCCGCCGGCGAAGCTGTGCGACTCCTGGCTGTGCGACCTGCGCCGCCCGGGCGATCTTTACGAAGCCTTCAAGGGCGCCGACGCCGCCATCCACCTGGGCGCCTACCAGGCCCCTAACCTGGCGCCCGACTGCGAGACCTTCGGCAACAACGTCAGCGCCACCTACAACGTGCTCAAGGCCGCCGTGGACCTGGGCGTGCCGCGGGTCGTGTGCGCGTCGAGCATCGCCGCCTACGGCTTCCTTTACGCTCCCAGGATCTGGGCGCCCGACTACCTGCCCCTGGACGAGGCGTACCCGTGCCGGCCCCAGGACCCCTACGCCCTCTCGAAGGTGTTCGGCGAGCAGCTTGCCGATTCCTGCACGGGCTACAGCGACATCACGGTGGTGAGCCTCCGCTTCAGCGGCGTCAACTTCGACCTGGCCTACGAGGAGTTGCCGCGGCGCTGGGCCGACCCTGGGGTGCGGATGGGAACGTTCTGGAGCTATGTGGACGCGCGTGACGCCGCCGTCGCCTGCCGCCTGGCCCTGGAGGCGCCTTTGTCGGGGCACGAGGTCTTCAACATCGCCGCGCCCACGAGCCGCTACCCGGAGCCGACGGACGAGCTGGTGCGGCGATACATCCCCGGCACGAAGATCAGGGAAGGCTATTCAGGCCATTGGGGCGGCCTCGACGTCACCAAGGCGGCGAACACCCTGGGGTTCAAGGCCGCCCACGTCT
Coding sequences within it:
- a CDS encoding Rieske 2Fe-2S domain-containing protein, whose translation is MEAFRSTNKDIPRVGRGTPGGEWLRRYWLAVGTEAELHDVPQAVRVLGEDLVLFRDLRGRLGLIGRDCSHRGSSLEYGDVEEHGIRCPYHGWLYDVAGNCLEQPSEPPETSFCAKVKHPAYPVRTLGGLIFAYMGRDPDNPPPLPNYSPLVDHGGQRLVESTRHFDYNWFNFYENSADPCHVWILHSRSAYGEQTWGGSFFSAKSPPAYEPVETPYGMKIVMSKPGPAEGTEFVDEMSLGLPSILQVGDTEFVHARVEPEVLEKVGSNYEHFMFLTPNDDDHFMLFTVDYYTGPDPDIFERLAKMRKREAPKGEVKPYDTRPLMPFRGNIRQEDIVTQGTQRLLGEREERLGTSDRGVIMLRRMIRDAIDAVAAGREPKALRLEENAEGLVKLDSFVGVRPSEPGPR
- a CDS encoding NAD(P)-dependent oxidoreductase produces the protein MPRVVVTGGSGRLGQQAIGHLLEHGCEVLSLDIVPPPAKLCDSWLCDLRRPGDLYEAFKGADAAIHLGAYQAPNLAPDCETFGNNVSATYNVLKAAVDLGVPRVVCASSIAAYGFLYAPRIWAPDYLPLDEAYPCRPQDPYALSKVFGEQLADSCTGYSDITVVSLRFSGVNFDLAYEELPRRWADPGVRMGTFWSYVDARDAAVACRLALEAPLSGHEVFNIAAPTSRYPEPTDELVRRYIPGTKIREGYSGHWGGLDVTKAANTLGFKAAHVWRDYLNADGTAKTTVPSERG